A genomic window from Ischnura elegans chromosome 10, ioIscEleg1.1, whole genome shotgun sequence includes:
- the LOC124166944 gene encoding uncharacterized protein LOC124166944 translates to MDYRNAGIILPHHLRCASHTLNLLATTDLQNALKGSSVDRIHYPALAKCSTLWNASRRPKSSEVIQGILGYQLLYPCPTRWNSLYDSISQLMKHKDRLNKLFEKLNLSNTFKEVEIEYLEEFIVMMKPIATALDYLQGQKACYYGQLLPTLMSLRIRLQHLMENNLRHTAGIVTALVKSLHDRFELFFSLSPLVNEAILAACFHPSFKLRWLPDHISNCERKRIQNLCINSLESYISSICDDTCDTTSGGEEDDFLVLSNTSEKKQQSHIDLEVISYFNDKNKSLSSLQNYPNVKKMFIRFNTSLCSSSPVERLFSHAGFIHSPERGSLSDKLFEKLVFLKGNNSFIESNI, encoded by the coding sequence ATGGACTATAGGAACGCTGGCATAATTTTACCCCACCATTTGAGGTGTGCGAGTCACACCTTAAATTTACTGGCGACAACTGATTTACAAAATGCTCTAAAGGGTTCGTCTGTCGATAGAATACATTATCCAGCTCTTGCAAAGTGCTCCACATTATGGAATGCATCACGTCGACCAAAATCTTCAGAAGTCATTCAGGGTATATTAGGATATCAGTTATTATATCCTTGCCCCACGAGGTGGAATTCACTGTATGACTCAATTAGTCAATTAATGAAGCACAAAGACAGGTTGAATAAATTGTTTGAGAAACTCAATTTAAGCAATACATTCAAAGAagtagaaattgaatatttagaGGAATTCATCGTCATGATGAAGCCAATCGCCACTGCCTTAGATTACCTTCAGGGCCAGAAAGCCTGTTATTATGGACAATTACTACCCACACTGATGTCTCTGCGTATCAGGTTGCAacatttgatggaaaataatttgcgTCACACAGCTGGAATAGTAACAGCATTGGTGAAAAGCTTGCATGatagatttgaattatttttcagtttgtcTCCTCTAGTGAATGAGGCTATTTTAGCTGCTTGCTTTCATCCTAGTTTCAAGTTGCGGTGGCTTCCTGACCATATATCAAACTGTGAACGAAAGCGCATTCAAAATCTATGTATAAATTCTTTAGAGTCTTACATTTCTAGTATATGTGATGATACCTGTGACACTACAAGTGGTGGAGAGGAGGACGACTTCTTAGTGCTATCAAATACTAGTGAGAAAAAGCAACAGTCCCACATTGACTTGGAAGTGATCAGCTATTTCAATGACAAGAacaaatcgctgtcgagtttacaaaattatccgaatgttaagaaaatgttcattagatttaatacaagcctatgctcatcttcaccagtggaaagactatTTTCACATGCTGGGTTTATCCATTCACCTGAGAGGGGATCTCTgtcagacaaactttttgaaaaacttgtattccttaaggggaataattcattcatagagagcaacatttga